AATCAGCAATACGACATCATTACTCCTTCTGGAAGGCTTGTTCGGCCACCAAAAGGGAGAAGTTGGGGAGCAACTGAGCCAGAATTTCTTCGTTTAAGAGATATTGAGAAAAAAATTTATTGGCCGAGCGACGGAGATGGTTTGCCTCGAATCAAACAGTACCCTGCGGAGGCAAAAGGATTAGTCCCGGATACACTTTGGCTTGCAGCTGAAGTTGGCGACACGGAGAACTCAAAAAAACTTCTCTTGGAGCTCTTCGCTGTCGAAGATGACTTCGGCCTTCATGCACCTAAACCAGTCGAACTCATTCAGCGCATCATCGAAATCGCAGCCTCCTCAAATTCATTAACCCTCGATTCCTTTGCCGGTTCCGGCACCACGGCCCATGCCGTGCTCGAAGCCAATCGCAAGGACGGCGGCAATCGCCGTTTCATCCTCGTGGAATGCGAGGACTACGCCGACACCCTGACCGCCGAGCGCGTGCGCCGGGTCATGAACGGCTACCCCTTCACCGGCAAGCACAAGGAAACATTGCTGCGTGAAAAACTGACCTGGACCAAGCTCCAGCGTGCTTCAAACCTACTGCACCAGATCAGCGGCCTGGAAGCCCTGCACGCGCCCAACTTCGACCGCATCAAAAAGGAAATCAAAGACGGCGAACTCATCGTCACCGGCGAAAAGGACATCGCCGCCACCAAGCCCGGCCTGGGCGGGAGTTTCACCTATTGCACCCTGGGCGAGCCCGTGGACATCGACGCCCTGCTGACCGGCGCGAACCTACCCGACTACGCGGCTCTGGGCGCATGGGTCTTCTACACCGCCACCAACCAGACCCTGCGGCCTGACGCCATTGACCCAGAGCGCTTCTATCTGGGCGAAAGCTCGCACTATCACGTCTGGCTCATCTACAAGCCGGACCTGGATTTCCTCAAATCCAACGACAGCGCCCTGACCCTGTCCCGCGCTGAAACCATCGCGGCAACACACCGCGACAAGCGGCATCTGGTCTTCGCCCCGGTCAAGTTCGTGCCGAACAAGACCCTGCTCCCCCTGGGCGTGGAATTCGCCCAACTCCCCTACGCCATCTACCGCCGGGAACAGGCCTAGGCCATGGAACTGAAGGAATACCAACGCCGCGTACTGACGGTCTTTGATACCTATTTGGACGAGCTGACCCATTGGCGGAACAAGACCCAAAAAATCATCCTGGCCAACAAGGAAGAGACCGACCCGGACCTGATCCGGCCCGTGCCCGATTTTCCGGCCAAGGCTTGGGACGCCATGCGGACCAAGAATCTGCTCCCCGCCTGCCGGGCAAACGTGCCCTACTCCCCCCGCAAGGACGGCATTGGCCGCGACGTGCCCTCGGTCTGCCTCAAAATCCCCACCGGCGGCGGCAAGACCCTGCTGGCCACAAGCTGCATCTCCCGACTCATGGGCAAATACGTGGAGCGCCAGACCGGCGTGGTGCTGTGGATCGTGCCCAACGAGGCCATCTACAGCCAGACCCTCAAGCAGCTCAAAAACCGCGACCATCCCTACCGCCAGATGCTCGACCGCACGGCCGCCGGGCGGATCAAAATTCTCGAAAAGGACAGCCCGCTATACAAACAGGACGTGGACTCGCACCTGTGCATTCTGGTGCTCATGCTCCAATCAGCGGGACGGCAGAGCAAGGAAACCCTGAAGGTCTTCCGGGATCGGGGCAACGTGGTCGGATTTTTTCCAGCCGAATCGGAAAGCGCGGCCCACTGCCTGCTGGCCACGGAAGTCATCAACCTGGACCGCTACGCCGATGATTTCGGCCTGGGCCCGATCATCAAGGACAGCCTGGGCAACGTGCTGCGCCTGCTGCGGCCCATCGTCATCGTGGACGAAGGCCACAAAGCGTATTCCAAAATCGCCATGGACACGGTCCTTGGTTTCAACCCGCGCTTTGTGCTCGAACTCTCGGCCACCCCCAAGGACCGCCCCGCCGAAACGCCGCCCCGCTTCGCCAACTGGCTGGTGGACGTGCGCGGCATCGAACTGGCCGAAGAGGAAATGATCAAGATTCCACTCAACGTGAAGGTCAACCCCGGCAGCGACTGGCGCAACGGTCTGCGCGAAAGCCTGGACCACCTGAACCGCTTGCAGCGCGAGGCCGACACGCTGATGTCCGAAACGGCCCGTTACATCCGCCCCATCATGCTCGTGCAGGTGGAACGGACCGGAGCCGACCAGCGCGACGCCGGTTTCATTCACTCCGAAGACGCCAGGGAATTTCTACTTACCGCCGGACTGACCGAAGCGCAGATCGCCATCAAGACTTCGGAAAAAAACGACCTGAACACGCCGGAAAACATGGACCTACTGCACCCGGCCTGCCAGGTGCGGGTCATCATCACCAAACAGGCCCTGCAGGAAGGCTGGGACTGCCCCTTTGCCTATGTGCTCTGCGCGCTTGGCGCCAACCACAACCTCCCAGCCATGACCCAGCTTGTGGGCCGCATCCTGCGCCAACCCCATGCCGCCCGCACGGGCATCACGGCCCTGGATGAATGCCATGTTTTCTGCCTGCACGACCGCACCCGCGACGTGGTCGATGGCATCAAGAAAGGTCTGGAAAGCGACGGCATGGCCGACCTGGCGCTCAAAATCACGGACGGCGGGACAGGAAGCGACACCCGCCCGGAAACTCGACCAATCAAGCGCCGGGAAGCCTTTGCCGACCTGCGCATTTTTCTGCCCAAGGTGGTCTGGGCCGGTGACGACGGTCCGCGCGCCCTGGATTACGAACAGGACGTGCTGGCAGGCGTGGACTGGAACCTCCTGAACGCGGCGGAACTGGCGGACAAGATCCCCCTGGATGTTCACGAAGCACACGGCCACACGACCCGCATCAGGGTGACGGACGGCGCGACCGGACAATTCTTCACCGCCGACCATACGCGGGAAGTGCTCGAAGAGGCGCGGTTCGATCCGGTTCATGCCACGCGCATGATCACGGACCTGATTCCCAATCCGTGGGTTGCCCGAATCAAAGTCCACGATTTCCTCAACGCCTTGCGGGTCAAGGGCTTCTCGGAAGACCGATTGGGGCACCTGTCCAGTTATCTGATCGAAACACTACGCACGTTCTTGAGTACCAAGCGTGACACCGTGGCTGAAACCTATTTCCACGCCCAGGTTGCGGCCGGTACAATTCAGTTCCGCCTGCGCATGGACGACCACTCCCACGATTGGCGCATGCCCATGGAGCTGGAAACAGACCGCCCGGAAAACGCCCGCAAATTGATTCGCAACGATGGCAATGCCATCCAAAAAAACCTGTTCACGCCGGTCTTCGAGGCCGACTTCAACACGGACGAGATGGAATTCGCCTGCTATCTGGACGAAAAAGAGGCCCTGCGCTGGTGGCACCGCAACGTGGCCAAGGCCGGGCACTATGCCCTGCAAGGTTGGCGACGGAACAAGGTCTATCCGGATTTTCTGTTCGCCATGTCAGTGGCCGACGGCGCGGAAAAAATCTTTGTCATCGAAACCAAGGGCGATCAGCTCGCGGGCAATCTGGACTCGGAATACAAACGGAAACTCCTGCGCCTCATGGCCGACAACTACCGCCAGGGGCGGACGACCGAAGCGGGAAAAATGGAAATTCAGGCTGCCGAAAAAAGAACCGTGACCTGTGATCTGGTGCTGATGAGCGAATGGAAAACGTATCCGTGGGAGTGAGCTGTTGAGGGATCCGCATTCACTGGAACGAGGTCTTCTCCACCCAACTATTTGAAAAAACAT
This genomic window from Deltaproteobacteria bacterium contains:
- a CDS encoding type III restriction endonuclease subunit R, encoding MELKEYQRRVLTVFDTYLDELTHWRNKTQKIILANKEETDPDLIRPVPDFPAKAWDAMRTKNLLPACRANVPYSPRKDGIGRDVPSVCLKIPTGGGKTLLATSCISRLMGKYVERQTGVVLWIVPNEAIYSQTLKQLKNRDHPYRQMLDRTAAGRIKILEKDSPLYKQDVDSHLCILVLMLQSAGRQSKETLKVFRDRGNVVGFFPAESESAAHCLLATEVINLDRYADDFGLGPIIKDSLGNVLRLLRPIVIVDEGHKAYSKIAMDTVLGFNPRFVLELSATPKDRPAETPPRFANWLVDVRGIELAEEEMIKIPLNVKVNPGSDWRNGLRESLDHLNRLQREADTLMSETARYIRPIMLVQVERTGADQRDAGFIHSEDAREFLLTAGLTEAQIAIKTSEKNDLNTPENMDLLHPACQVRVIITKQALQEGWDCPFAYVLCALGANHNLPAMTQLVGRILRQPHAARTGITALDECHVFCLHDRTRDVVDGIKKGLESDGMADLALKITDGGTGSDTRPETRPIKRREAFADLRIFLPKVVWAGDDGPRALDYEQDVLAGVDWNLLNAAELADKIPLDVHEAHGHTTRIRVTDGATGQFFTADHTREVLEEARFDPVHATRMITDLIPNPWVARIKVHDFLNALRVKGFSEDRLGHLSSYLIETLRTFLSTKRDTVAETYFHAQVAAGTIQFRLRMDDHSHDWRMPMELETDRPENARKLIRNDGNAIQKNLFTPVFEADFNTDEMEFACYLDEKEALRWWHRNVAKAGHYALQGWRRNKVYPDFLFAMSVADGAEKIFVIETKGDQLAGNLDSEYKRKLLRLMADNYRQGRTTEAGKMEIQAAEKRTVTCDLVLMSEWKTYPWE
- a CDS encoding site-specific DNA-methyltransferase, whose product is SPIMREWLSSNPVNREDMLRHDKWCAMMWPRLKLLHELLAETGSLWMTLDDNEVHRARMVLDEIFGDANCIGQIAWQKRTSRENRAALSPSIDHLMVYTKANSDDWKSIRNLLPQSKDGYANPDNDQRGVWKSIPFSAQGYRKNQQYDIITPSGRLVRPPKGRSWGATEPEFLRLRDIEKKIYWPSDGDGLPRIKQYPAEAKGLVPDTLWLAAEVGDTENSKKLLLELFAVEDDFGLHAPKPVELIQRIIEIAASSNSLTLDSFAGSGTTAHAVLEANRKDGGNRRFILVECEDYADTLTAERVRRVMNGYPFTGKHKETLLREKLTWTKLQRASNLLHQISGLEALHAPNFDRIKKEIKDGELIVTGEKDIAATKPGLGGSFTYCTLGEPVDIDALLTGANLPDYAALGAWVFYTATNQTLRPDAIDPERFYLGESSHYHVWLIYKPDLDFLKSNDSALTLSRAETIAATHRDKRHLVFAPVKFVPNKTLLPLGVEFAQLPYAIYRREQA